The following proteins are encoded in a genomic region of Paenibacillus sp. FSL H3-0469:
- a CDS encoding Gfo/Idh/MocA family oxidoreductase, which translates to MPVNFSIIGGAGFRAQYYLRIARVMPDRFRVGGLVVRDRAEGQEIEAAWGVQTYRSLDELLQNEDPDFAVVSVSGGAAMNYLYRLAEIGLPALAETPPASSLEELEQLHKELTVHGAWIQVAEQYPYHPVQEARLSLIRSGRLGRITEATVSVSHLYHGASLMRRMLGIGFEEAVIRGMRFESSWVGGPTRSGPPAEDKLIPLHRDLAWLDFGDRLGIYDFTKDQHRSWTRSNHLSVRGERGEIFDNRVLIQQDNLVPLQLELKRINRGEQENAEGYYLQGIICGEQWLYTNPFIPARLYDDELAIASCLDKMALYSAGGPGFYGLEEASQDVYLGKMIEKAIESGEAIRTERMCWAEGK; encoded by the coding sequence ATGCCCGTTAACTTCAGCATTATCGGCGGAGCGGGATTCCGCGCACAGTATTATTTACGAATTGCCCGGGTCATGCCGGACCGGTTTCGGGTTGGCGGCCTTGTGGTCAGGGACCGGGCTGAGGGACAGGAGATAGAAGCAGCGTGGGGCGTTCAGACGTACCGTTCCCTTGACGAGCTGCTGCAGAATGAGGACCCGGATTTCGCAGTGGTCTCTGTCAGCGGCGGGGCGGCCATGAACTATTTGTACCGCCTGGCGGAGATTGGCCTACCGGCGCTGGCAGAGACACCGCCTGCCTCCAGTCTGGAAGAGCTGGAGCAGCTGCACAAGGAGCTGACTGTACACGGGGCCTGGATACAAGTCGCAGAGCAGTACCCGTACCATCCTGTTCAAGAGGCGCGGCTGTCGCTGATCCGCTCCGGCAGGCTGGGCAGAATCACCGAAGCGACCGTCTCTGTATCCCATCTGTATCACGGGGCAAGCCTGATGCGCAGGATGCTCGGCATCGGGTTCGAGGAGGCCGTCATCCGGGGGATGCGGTTCGAATCCAGCTGGGTTGGCGGACCAACCCGCAGCGGCCCTCCGGCTGAAGACAAGCTGATTCCGCTGCACAGGGATCTGGCTTGGCTGGATTTCGGAGACCGGCTGGGCATATATGATTTCACCAAGGACCAGCACCGCTCCTGGACGCGCTCGAATCACCTTAGCGTGCGCGGCGAACGCGGAGAGATCTTCGACAACCGGGTGCTGATCCAGCAGGATAATCTGGTGCCTCTGCAACTGGAACTGAAGCGGATCAACCGAGGAGAGCAGGAGAATGCTGAAGGCTATTACCTCCAAGGGATTATTTGCGGAGAGCAGTGGCTCTACACGAATCCGTTCATCCCTGCCCGTCTGTATGATGATGAGCTCGCCATTGCGTCCTGTCTGGACAAGATGGCCCTCTATTCCGCTGGCGGCCCCGGCTTCTACGGGCTGGAGGAAGCCTCGCAGGATGTATACCTCGGCAAGATGATTGAGAAGGCCATCGAGTCCGGCGAAGCCATAAGAACTGAGCGGATGTGCTGGGCGGAGGGGAAGTAG